From Daucus carota subsp. sativus chromosome 6, DH1 v3.0, whole genome shotgun sequence:
GCTCTCAAGTTGACATAGAGGGCTGCTCTAACACGAAGCCCTTTGGGCAGGAAATCCCTTATCTTGCTAGCCATCTGATATCCAGCTTTCTCAACTTGCTTACTTGCTGAAGACAAACAtagtataatatagaaaaaCTTCATATTTCAAGGCCAATTTAAGAATCGCAAAACAAGCTTAAGTTTATGTAAACGCGCGCAGATGCAGACATATATATCACCTTTTGTTTCAAAGAGATGAATCTTTCGTTAGGCATGTAGTGCTCATGTCTGGTAACTTAGCACAAAATTTGGATACTTACCGTATCGTCCATTGAGATAGCGTGAAAGCCCAGCTTCCGTTACTCCAAACACGACATCGTTGATCGTCTGCAAGCAGAATTTCAATATTACACTGATTGTAGTGGCtgaaagaaataattaattaaagagaTGAAACATATGTTTCatcacatttatatttttaaaaatcatgcaTGCATCTTTCTTTCAAGAGTGCAACATAGTATAAACTCCTTTCAATCTCATTACCGTGTTCATGGCAGTTTTCACAAGCTTGACATCATTTAGATTAATAAGCTTGTGCACCATACACTTCTTAGCAGATCCGGACTCTGGTGAGCCTTTAATAGGAGTATCGGAGTCTTTAAGAAAAAGTGCAGTGGCAGTCAGTAACAGAACATCGACAAAAGTGTTAAAAACCATCAAAAGCATGGTCCAGAAAGTGCAGAAAACCCCTTTAGTTTTGGAGCTGGAATGGCTCCTCGCTCTAGTACTCGTGGGAAGAGTAGGCAGCCTCTTGGGATCCGAAGATTGGCGAGTGCAAGCCAAAAGGCTAGACATGAGAGAGATGCCATCACCAAGTGAATGGTGAATTTTAAGAACAACAACACCGCTAGCCCCTGATGTTTGTATGTTCAAAATGTGAAACTCCCATAAGGGCTTAGAGTAGTCCATTTTTGTTTTATGAAGATCTGATATGTAATCTTCGACGTATCTGTCTGCTGCTTCTGTTGGATCATCCGTCTTGGGGAGATCTATCTTTGGGACAAAGATATGGTTGTCCACATTCACCTTCGTCTTCCTCCACCTCATCTTTGTATAATTATTTCCCTCATCCATCACcttgaaatatataaacaagACATGCAtgattatgatttatgattaCTTAAAAAATGTCCCTTAAAATACAAGAAAAAAGCTAATCTTACCAGCAAGCTGGAGAAACGAGGATGCTTAGCCAGCGTATTCTCCAAGCCCATTTTACAACGGTCAGCGTCCCACTTAGTTTTTGAACCCATGGTAGCCATGACACAGCAGTTCAGTTGCGGTGATTGAAACAGCAATGCAGGGGGGCTTAGCGGCTCATCCTTGTCTGTGATCTCATTCTCGGCAGCTGATCTTATGATATTTAGAGGTTTAAGGCTGCCAATGATATCCATGTAAACTCTTGAACTGAATCCAATAATACAACTAGGTCAAATTATGAAGAAGTGTGTATTCTTGTTCAAGCTTGTACAAGAAATACTAGTAACAAAAGGGTGCAGTTACTATATAGGGATGATCAGGGGAAGGGTTCAAATGTGTTGTTTCCTAAACAGTGGAGTACAATTAAGACGGACACCTACCAATGTTGATTATTTACTAGAAATAATTTCATCTGCAGTCAAGGTTCGATATTTATTACTAAATTAATATGAAGTTTCCTGTGAATTCCTAACATTAGGTAGGTAAGTATGAAACTGGCCCATACGATGTCATGGAATGCCAGTGCTCACAGCCTCAAGTTACTTTGCTTCTTCCGAGAAGTTCTGTATAGACCCAAATTGGTTCTCTTTTGTTGCATTATTTTTCTGGTTTGCATCTTCATCcttttttagttaaatatatatttttaatacttcGATTGAAATAAAAACATGCCCAATGCCACTATAAAATCTAGCAATAATCTTCCATGATGAAGAATAGATCAATATCTTTACTAAGGAAATTTAACAACAAAGTTCGTTAACCAAATGGAGGAAGTTGCTCTACACTTaacaatcaacaaaataatgaaaatgGAAGTGCTGGGATATGATAGCCATAAATATCAACTAAAAGCGAAGTAAGGGTTTCAATGACTCCCAGATGTAAAATTTGTTACTGAATAACCATGTTCCTAAGCACAAGGACCAAGTACGGTCAAATCTTTatgaaattttattcagaattgTTGCACATGTGTCTCACAACTTCCTCACGCCTGCCTACCAGACTATTATTTATCTAGGCAAGGAAAGTGCATGAAATGGGATGAGTAAAGATAAAGCGAATAATATAGAGTATATATAAGAGAGaatttgaagaaaatatatGGATTAGTATTGGCTTAATGATCTTTTAGCTCTCGAAGTCTGGATGGATGTTCCGATGCGACCTCAATATTTAAAGTCGTTCGATTCAAACTCTTAAAGTTTCACTATTGTACCTTTTAGTCCTTTTTTCAAATAACGGTATATAATAGAGGGTAAACTTAACAATTCATATTCAGAgtaaagtttgggcgtaccttttaacGCCTAAAGTATACATCTCGCTTCTTTTAATCCCtaaagaatatattaaaatacattagatgttccttttaaccctcgATGTTTAATActccttttaaccctcacgtgtgaaatgtcaattTTGTCCACTTCGTTATATACAGTATACGttataagggttaaaaggtacattCGGAAAATTTGGAAGGTCGAATTGAATGATTTTAAACTTCGAAGCcacatcggaacttccacccatatttcgagggctaaaaggtcattgaGCCATTAGTAttttatgtgatgatttggatagaaaataaatataataataaatggaATATTTTTCATAGAatccataatttatattttgaatgtctcctaatttcaaatattatagttaataaattttgaaggtCACCTGATTTTCAATCCTATAGTATTTGGACACATATACAATAACTTTATTGTATATTGACTAaatctataatttatatttttttttacaattagTGGATTGCCTTTAATATTAtcattaatttacaaaaatattttgtttttattacttCTCTATAATAGTAACACATGTAATATACATGCTAtggaaatttgatttttatcgaTTACTTTCATCTTAAATCAAAAAAGGGAGATGGAGCCTAATATTTTCCCATACAAAATAGTTAAAACTTCTTTTTTACAttgaaaagataaaatatttgtcagaaaaaaaaaaaaaaaaaacctcacCGACTACTATTTAGTGCCTGTTTGGGGTTGTGGTTGTCAAccacaacagcagctttttgtcAAAAAGCTGGTACAAGGTTGTTTGGTAACGTTTCAAGCAGCTTTTTTTAACCGCGCTTTTTGTCTAAAAGCTGCTTTTACAGAAAGCAGGTATACCCCTGCTTTGCACAAAAGCGGCTGTTGCGCCCCGCTATTACAAGTCCTGGCATCAAACCCTAGTACATgcaattgtttttttattaaaacaaaaaaacagaACAAGCCATACACACTTAtgaaatacttttttttattttaatctggATTATTATTGTCCGTTAAGCATTTAAAATTACGTAatactaaaaaattattttattttatatttgaatataaaaaataattgataagttactgttgaaaatatttcacctcaattatatagttttgcaaatagaatataatttttaatcataaattttaatattacttactttatatttttttagtgtaATGAAGAGATTgactttaataacttataaatgaacttatgaaatatatattattacaaattatatatatatatatatataatttgtaataaattatatatatatataatttattagtattaatatatacatatatatatatattaatactgataatatatattcttttaaaaaccTGAtacattacaaaaaaaaattagttaatttttttaaaaaaaagcagTATTAATAAAACTTGCACGTATAAAACATTTTTATTGTAATAATGTATAGTAAACAACAATAAATTACTTTTTCATTAAGATAACTGATAAAGCAAGCATCATGCATCCTCCTTTTCCATTACTCctataacttaatttttatccttttttttctttgttaaaacttaattaattttttattatcttattttatacaactataatttgttgttcaatatttgtatataaaataatgaataaaatattattttatttataactataACTCCAAACagcaatttaataaaaaatttaccaaacagtttgttttcagcttttactcaaacagtacatttgaaatcaaatttaccaaacagtctcAGCTTTTATAAATAACACTTTTTTAAACAGCACTTTTACTCACAGCACCAGCAATTTTCAACTGcaatcccaaacagacccttactAGTGGAATCCAAAATCGAATTGGAGTAGAAAACGGCCGTCGACCCTCTAGTACTATATAAATACACGATACCCTTCTTTTACCCATTCCACTGATCAGCCTCTACTTCAAAAAAATACGCACACACAAACCCTCAGCTCCAATATTATTCACATCGGCATTTATGGCAGGTATTTATCGTAATTATCAAACTCGTTTAAAGGAATATATTAATTGCTTAGGGGGATAATTCTAAGAATCCCCGATTAAttgattttgataattaatcgtTACATCACTTTCGTAAACTATATGATGATCAGGTAATCTCATCGATGAGTAagcttatatttatatttatacatgTGTATATTGTGGTGCGTATTTTAAATATTGTTGATTGTTCTTAGTTATGTCATGATCTTGTACTATGAATTACTTTTTGGTTTTGGCTTCGCGCATGGTTTTGATGTTTGATACTTTGATTAATCACTACATAATTTTCTCAGAACTTGTTGAAATTAAtgtaacataaaatattttggaccctcaaaattttaagattttagatggacCGGGTGTACTAGTTAAGCTTATATCTTTTAGGTTCGCGTATTTAATTGGTTGATAAACTGTAATAACACGATTGTTCTAAATTAAATTAGGATCTTGACTGAATTACTTATTATACAATTGTTCTTAGTTAAACTAGGATCTTGTATAAATTACTTATTTGGTTTGCACATATTAAATTACTGATCAGATGAGTGTGCGTTGCTCATTGCCTCATTATATGACATGAATGAGATATTACAGACTGATAACTtctttatatgattaatttataagCAGCTCCCAATGCTGGCAATGGCCTTGATATGGATAACTACAGTTGGGGCCAATCTCTGCAAGAGGTTAATATAAACATCCCAGTGCCTTTGGGAACAAAATCTAGGGATATTGTgcttgagatgaagaagaaccATCTCAAAGTCGGACTCAAGGGTCAGCCTCCGATTATTGATGTAAGTGTTTCTTGATTTTGTTAGGGACTACTACTACATGTATACTTTTGCTTTTAATTTATATCATTGTTTTACTTTTTCCTGATCCACTGTCTTGACATACTTGCAGGGGGAGCTCTTTCAATCTATAAAGGTTGATGATAGTATTTGGAGCCTTGGTAAGTTTTAATTGGAATCTGATTTCTCGGacacttataatttataagtgtttgtgtgtgttgtaGTGTCACTCTTATAATAATTAAGCACAATGTCGTCAGTTGTGTTTATAAGGCTTGGATGAATGTGCATGGCAGGTTTATAAGGCTTTTGTTTTGAGATTTCAATATTTGTAGATACACATTCGACAATTTTTGTTTAATCTACAGTGTGACTTTGTTTTTCAGAGGATCAGAAGTCTATCTATGTACTTCTTTCCAAGCAGGACAAAATGCAATGGTGGAAATATTTCATTAAGGGTGATCCTGAAATCGACACACAGAAGGTAGAGCCTGAGAGCAGCAAACTATCTGACCTTGATGGAGAAACACGATCTGCCGTTGAAAAGATGATGGTAAGGaccacatatatttatatttatttttgattgatattACACGTGTTCTTGTAACATGTAATTACTTTATGATTTTTCCTCACCTCTCCAAAATTTATCTATCATACTCTTCTCTAACAAGAGTAGGTGTATAAATTTATCTGTCTTTCTTTCTCATACATTgcatttgtttttttgttaatcTAACCTGTGACATTGGTCTGTAGTTCGATCAGCGTCAGAAGCAAATGGGCCTTCCCACCAGCGATGATATCCAAAAACAGGACTTGATGAAACAATTCATGGCCCAGGTGAGCAATTGTTTGTTATTGTTTGTTTATCAAGTGTTTGTGTGCCCCCATGCTTACACTCTAACTACGTTTATGCATCAATTCAAATTTATGCAGAATCCCAACATGGACTTTTCGAATGCTAAATTTGCTTGAGTGCGGCTGAGGAAAATATCTAGCGGATAAGTAGTTAAAAGGATTTCTCGTTTGCTATGTTTTTACATTACAATCAATTTTGCTCTGTTTATATGGTGATTTGGGAAACTTGCTCTGTTACATCTTATACTTAATGGTTAAAATCTTGTAGCACCAACTTGTCCGACTGAATTTTAAGGGTTATATTTGAACTCAAAGCATAGCTTTAAATTAGTTCATACTTTTGAGAGTCTCTTACAATTAGATTTGTTTTAAGCTTTTCTATAGTTCTGCAATTTGAATCAGTCATTTCTACCAAACAAGTTACTTGTTGAGATAGATAGTTATTAGGCTGAGCAGTAGAAAGGAATAGTACTAACACGTAGCAGAAGAAGCCATGTGAATCTGCATCACAAGTCCTTGTCTAAATAAAGGTTAGAATAACTTCTTGGCAGCCGATTGTAAGTCCAATTATAGGTAGCTCGGTAGGACATTCTAGACGAAGCAGTGCTAATTAAGTGTCATTTTCAATTGAAAGAGCCAGAACTAGCATATGTTAACTGGCTTGTTCTTATTCTCGTTCACTAATTgtgtatgtgtttatatatagatGTTCCTAAAATTTGTTCTCGACTTTATTAGCTGGATATAGCTTGTTCCATCACCACGTTTCATGCCCATAAAAACAACTAGAATCATATTCCTGACTGTGTGTTGTCCAGAAAAAGAAGGTTTTGTATGTTTAAACATTCATGTTCATAAGATGATGATGCGAAATCCTGATACCAACAGCAGAGATGTGGTCACAAGCAGAATGTATGAAAGGAGGCTAGTATTTTGGTCTGTAATTAGATGCAACACAACACGGAGAAATCGAAAATCGGATCTAATTTGTTGGTCTACCGATTCAGGATTTATTGGAGATTTatcagaaattttttttttgataaaccaGTCAAATCAAAATGTAATCTGCCAGTcgacaaaaattattttttaaacattaatcaaaaaaaattaaaaattgaagatGTTTAGAACACTAAGTAAACACAGGCTACACAGCTTTTGATTGTGTATAAGGCTGGGGGAGCCTGGACAGCTGAAACTCTATcttttcaataatttattttcatcagAATTTTGACAGACCGGAATTAATTGaggatgaaaaaaaaaacaacagaTAAGAAGTGTCTTTTGAGGAGGAACTCAAATACAGAAGAAAAGTAAAACTAATATACTTGCTTCTACGCTTCGGTGAACTTGTAAAAGTTACAAATCTTATCAACAAAGACTATTCTGAAAATCgaagaaagttctatggagactagattatttggagactgtagagacctaatcctggccatccaatcattaaac
This genomic window contains:
- the LOC108225439 gene encoding protein BOBBER 2 — its product is MAAPNAGNGLDMDNYSWGQSLQEVNINIPVPLGTKSRDIVLEMKKNHLKVGLKGQPPIIDGELFQSIKVDDSIWSLEDQKSIYVLLSKQDKMQWWKYFIKGDPEIDTQKVEPESSKLSDLDGETRSAVEKMMFDQRQKQMGLPTSDDIQKQDLMKQFMAQNPNMDFSNAKFA
- the LOC108225438 gene encoding wax ester synthase/diacylglycerol acyltransferase 11 — translated: MDIIGSLKPLNIIRSAAENEITDKDEPLSPPALLFQSPQLNCCVMATMGSKTKWDADRCKMGLENTLAKHPRFSSLLVMDEGNNYTKMRWRKTKVNVDNHIFVPKIDLPKTDDPTEAADRYVEDYISDLHKTKMDYSKPLWEFHILNIQTSGASGVVVLKIHHSLGDGISLMSSLLACTRQSSDPKRLPTLPTSTRARSHSSSKTKGVFCTFWTMLLMVFNTFVDVLLLTATALFLKDSDTPIKGSPESGSAKKCMVHKLINLNDVKLVKTAMNTTINDVVFGVTEAGLSRYLNGRYASKQVEKAGYQMASKIRDFLPKGLRVRAALYVNLRASAGIEAFAKIMENETKLESGNKFGYVLLPFEIAIRDDPLDYIRRAKATLDRKKLSFEAVCSFAIGLFIHKLFGTKAVAPLMHNIISKTTVSFSNVVGPQEEISLYGHPLAYVAPTVYGAPQALTMHWQSCGDKMVLILTVQSDLIPDPHKLCTDMEVSLNLIKDTLIKRGLITAN